One genomic window of Gossypium hirsutum isolate 1008001.06 chromosome D11, Gossypium_hirsutum_v2.1, whole genome shotgun sequence includes the following:
- the LOC121223654 gene encoding protein IRX15-LIKE, which translates to MKNNNSNTKLILLHPYIQKQGSSNKLWLLAFISFFTIAFLLTLVYTRESTTGKPTAAGIIAVTGGGVGDAAPLPTTVVNTLLHYASKSNDSFHMSYSELKPISDVLRKSSSPCNFLVFGLTPETLLWKSLNHNGRTVFIEENRYYAAYFEEIHPEIDVFDVQYTTKMNETKELIASAKEQIHNECRPVQNLLFSDCKLGINDLPNHVYEVDWDVILIDGPRGNGPESPGRMQPIFTAGVLARSKKGGSLKTHVFVHDYYRDVEQMSGDEFLCRENMVERNDMLAHFMVERMEENSFQYCRNKNNSSSSTKASVS; encoded by the coding sequence atgaagaacaataaCAGCAATACTAAGCTAATCCTCCTTCATCCCTATATCCAAAAACAAGGAAGTTCTAACAAATTATGGCTTCTTGCTTTCATTTCCTTCTTCACCATAGCTTTTCTTCTCACTCTTGTATACACCCGAGAGTCGACTACTGGTAAACCAACTGCCGCCGGGATCATAGCCGTGACAGGCGGTGGTGTTGGTGATGCTGCGCCATTGCCGACCACCGTTGTCAACACCCTTCTCCATTATGCTTCGAAATCCAACGACAGCTTCCACATGTCATATTCCGAGCTGAAGCCGATCTCCGATGTGCTCCGGAAAAGCTCCTCGCCGTGTAATTTCCTTGTTTTCGGGCTAACTCCAGAAACCCTTCTCTGGAAATCACTGAACCACAACGGCCGCACGGTTTTCATCGAAGAAAACCGATACTACGCCGCTTATTTCGAAGAGATACATCCCGAAATCGATGTCTTCGACGTCCAATACACGACCAAGATGAATGAAACAAAGGAGCTCATAGCGTCCGCCAAAGAACAAATCCACAACGAATGTCGGCCGGTCCAAAACCTGTTGTTCTCAGATTGTAAGCTCGGAATCAACGATTTGCCGAACCACGTTTACGAAGTGGATTGGGATGTGATATTAATCGATGGGCCGAGAGGCAACGGACCAGAAAGTCCCGGCAGAATGCAACCGATCTTCACCGCCGGCGTGTTAGCGAGGAGCAAGAAAGGGGGCAGCCTTAAAACACATGTTTTCGTCCATGATTATTACAGAGATGTGGAACAGATGTCAGGGGATGAGTTTTTGTGTAGGGAAAACATGGTGGAACGCAATGATATGCTTGCCCATTTCATGGTCGAAAGAATGGAAGAGAATAGCTTCCAGTACTGTCGCAATAAGAACAATTCATCATCGTCAACAAAAGCTTCAGTTTCGTAG